The Fodinibius salinus genome includes a window with the following:
- a CDS encoding fatty acid desaturase family protein, with amino-acid sequence MAATRISFKGKDKKNFSRELKERVDKYFEENNLSKHANTQMVAKTIILLTLYFGSYTLIMMESLSVGGMALLCFLMGIGMAGIGFSVSHDALHGAYSSNKYVNQFLGYTFDLMGANSYIWKITHNIIHHTYTNIYEHDEDLEVAEFIRLSPNAEHKTIHRLQHILAFFAYGFATLFWAFIKDYKYFFQSSLGPYEDKTHPAKEWITLGITKILYYGYMLVLPYILLPITWWQLAIGFLIVHFTAGIILGVIFQLAHVVEETEHPTENEEGNIENAWMIHQIETTSDFAHDNDLLCWYIGGLNYQIEHHLFPQICSVHYPEISDIVRDMTQKYGLPYNYHETLGIAIKSHYNTLKEFGKPANA; translated from the coding sequence TAAAGGGAAAGACAAGAAAAATTTTTCTCGTGAATTAAAAGAAAGAGTTGACAAGTACTTCGAAGAAAACAACCTATCTAAACATGCTAATACCCAGATGGTTGCCAAAACCATCATACTACTGACTCTCTATTTTGGCAGTTACACCCTTATTATGATGGAGAGTTTAAGTGTAGGAGGTATGGCTCTACTCTGCTTTTTGATGGGAATTGGCATGGCCGGTATTGGCTTTTCGGTATCTCATGATGCCTTACACGGTGCCTACTCCTCGAACAAATACGTCAATCAGTTTCTGGGATATACCTTTGACCTTATGGGAGCCAACAGTTATATCTGGAAAATAACCCACAACATCATCCACCATACCTATACCAACATCTATGAACATGATGAAGACCTGGAAGTCGCTGAATTTATTCGTCTTTCGCCCAATGCCGAACACAAAACTATTCACAGATTACAACATATATTGGCTTTTTTTGCTTACGGGTTTGCTACTCTCTTCTGGGCTTTCATTAAAGATTATAAATATTTCTTCCAGTCCAGCCTAGGACCTTACGAAGATAAAACTCATCCTGCCAAAGAATGGATTACCCTTGGCATTACCAAAATACTATACTACGGATATATGCTGGTTTTACCTTATATCCTACTCCCTATCACCTGGTGGCAATTAGCTATCGGCTTTTTGATTGTACATTTTACCGCCGGTATTATTTTGGGGGTCATCTTTCAGCTGGCACATGTTGTGGAAGAAACCGAACATCCCACCGAAAATGAGGAGGGTAACATCGAAAATGCCTGGATGATACACCAGATCGAAACAACCTCTGATTTTGCTCATGACAACGATTTGCTCTGCTGGTACATTGGTGGACTAAACTATCAAATTGAGCACCATCTGTTTCCTCAAATTTGCAGTGTCCACTATCCCGAAATAAGTGATATTGTACGAGATATGACCCAAAAATATGGGCTCCCGTATAATTATCACGAAACATTGGGTATCGCTATAA